A portion of the Stella humosa genome contains these proteins:
- a CDS encoding M81 family metallopeptidase: MKIVVAAFSHETNSFSPVPTTLDRFGIGSGPYFGQAARTAFEKTGMPMAAMIRLAEAAGATVVTPVAARCSPSAPVDAAAYDTICQAILDAIAGGCDAVLLDLHGAMIAEQADDGEGRLLARIRAMAPDLPIGLSLDFHTNLTADMIDNATVAVGYRTYPHIDMYETGERTSRLLLDALAGRVRPVMAWGNAPMLPHTLKQDSNDEPMRSLLALAKAAEDEPGILAVTLFAGFPLADTREAGLSVLVVADGDPAAAGAVRDRLLAAAWAVRDGLVHHPRSLADQVAEARALAEAPGTAGPVLLIDHADNCNSGGTLDSMSVVAEAVRQGLDDIAVAPICDPEAVEILRAAGIGATVTLDIGGKLDCPTLARQPAPMRLTGTVGAISDGMLTVTGPVFTGTLVNMGPSVRFDAGGLSLVITSRRIEPYDLGVFRSLGIEPAAKRFLILKSRIQYKPTFVPIARGVVECDGEGVASSDYALFRFARLRRPIYPIDADAAFPTG; this comes from the coding sequence ATGAAGATCGTCGTCGCGGCGTTCAGCCACGAGACCAACAGCTTCTCGCCCGTGCCCACCACGCTCGACCGCTTCGGCATCGGTAGCGGCCCCTATTTCGGCCAAGCCGCGCGCACCGCCTTCGAGAAGACGGGCATGCCGATGGCGGCCATGATCCGCCTGGCGGAGGCGGCCGGCGCCACCGTCGTCACCCCAGTGGCCGCCCGTTGCAGCCCGAGCGCGCCGGTCGACGCGGCCGCCTACGACACGATCTGCCAAGCGATCCTGGACGCCATCGCCGGGGGCTGCGATGCCGTCCTGCTCGACCTGCATGGCGCCATGATCGCCGAGCAGGCCGACGACGGCGAGGGCCGGCTGCTGGCCCGTATCCGCGCGATGGCCCCGGACCTGCCGATCGGCCTGTCGCTCGACTTCCACACCAACCTGACCGCCGACATGATCGACAACGCCACCGTTGCCGTCGGCTATCGCACCTATCCCCACATCGACATGTACGAGACGGGCGAACGCACGTCGCGCCTGCTGCTCGACGCCCTGGCCGGGCGGGTGCGGCCGGTGATGGCGTGGGGCAACGCGCCGATGCTGCCCCACACCCTGAAGCAGGACAGCAACGACGAACCGATGCGCAGCCTGCTGGCCCTGGCCAAGGCGGCCGAGGACGAGCCCGGCATCCTGGCCGTCACGCTCTTCGCCGGCTTCCCGCTGGCCGACACGCGCGAGGCCGGCCTGTCGGTGCTGGTGGTGGCCGATGGCGACCCGGCGGCGGCCGGGGCGGTGCGCGACCGGCTGCTGGCGGCCGCCTGGGCGGTACGCGATGGCCTGGTCCACCACCCGCGATCGCTGGCCGACCAGGTGGCCGAGGCCCGGGCGCTGGCCGAGGCCCCAGGTACCGCCGGGCCGGTGCTGCTGATCGACCATGCCGACAACTGCAATTCCGGCGGCACGCTCGATTCCATGAGCGTGGTCGCCGAGGCAGTCCGCCAGGGGCTGGACGACATCGCCGTCGCCCCGATCTGCGACCCCGAGGCGGTCGAGATCCTGCGCGCGGCCGGAATCGGCGCCACCGTCACGCTCGACATCGGCGGCAAGCTGGACTGCCCGACGCTGGCGCGCCAGCCGGCACCCATGCGGCTCACCGGCACGGTCGGTGCCATCAGCGACGGCATGCTGACCGTCACCGGCCCCGTCTTCACCGGCACGCTGGTGAACATGGGGCCATCCGTGCGCTTCGATGCCGGCGGGCTCAGCCTCGTCATCACCAGCCGGCGGATCGAGCCCTATGATCTCGGCGTCTTCCGCTCACTCGGCATCGAGCCGGCGGCCAAGCGTTTCCTGATCCTGAAATCGCGCATCCAGTACAAGCCGACCTTCGTGCCGATCGCGCGCGGGGTGGTGGAGTGCGACGGCGAGGGCGTGGCCAGTTCGGACTACGCGCTGTTCCGCTTTGCCCGCCTGCGCCGCCCGATCTATCCGATCGATGCCGACGCGGCCTTCCCGACAGGCTGA
- a CDS encoding GTPase family protein, with translation MPLPLIAWGAGAILVALGTGAYSYFYGRGARVADECRDRVRIWVVGPTGVGKTVLIGGALRRPPPAGRDGSPRTARLEWHWEGDGPLALADTVGLELVRGTRQVGDATARLAATALAERPHAAWICVRDDAARVFGADPAASDGTEAALARMLRSQGIPAIGVLTQADLGAEDGPMATAMRTAMPDLAALVAVCVLPRLAEDGGELVPRHGMDRLRSATLAVVDEAARARLERDWPAYGW, from the coding sequence ATGCCCCTGCCGCTGATCGCCTGGGGAGCGGGCGCCATTCTGGTGGCGTTGGGCACCGGCGCCTATAGCTATTTTTATGGACGTGGGGCCCGGGTGGCGGATGAATGTCGGGACCGGGTGCGCATCTGGGTGGTCGGGCCAACTGGGGTCGGCAAGACGGTGCTGATCGGCGGTGCCCTGCGCCGGCCGCCGCCGGCCGGGCGCGACGGATCGCCCCGTACCGCCCGGCTGGAATGGCACTGGGAAGGGGATGGGCCGCTGGCGCTGGCCGATACGGTCGGCCTGGAACTGGTGCGCGGGACGCGGCAGGTGGGCGACGCGACGGCCCGGTTGGCGGCGACGGCGTTGGCCGAGCGGCCCCACGCGGCCTGGATCTGCGTGCGCGACGATGCCGCCCGTGTCTTCGGCGCGGACCCGGCCGCCAGCGACGGGACGGAGGCCGCCCTGGCCCGCATGCTGCGATCGCAGGGCATTCCCGCCATCGGTGTGCTGACCCAGGCCGACCTGGGGGCCGAGGACGGTCCGATGGCAACGGCAATGCGGACGGCGATGCCGGACCTGGCGGCGCTGGTGGCGGTCTGCGTCCTGCCGCGCCTGGCCGAGGACGGCGGCGAGCTGGTTCCCCGACACGGCATGGATCGTCTGCGGTCGGCGACGCTGGCCGTGGTCGACGAGGCCGCGCGGGCCCGACTGGAGCGCGATTGGCCGGCCTATGGCTGGTAG
- a CDS encoding GDYXXLXY domain-containing protein: MMARTAEILSLDRLAARLPAGLRYALCFLLLGGFLAVMIVQRALILRDGAEVRLNLVPVDPRDLFRGDYVILTYDISELRLDRLTGDKGFRRGEAIYVTLRPGADGRAIATAAHRRRPEAAAPSVVVRGQVGYSGTHARLPGDREACANLPGCTIVGVDYGIESYFVPEGQGRAIEMTEKSRLEVVAAVSGGGEAAIKRLLVDGKMLYSEPLY, encoded by the coding sequence ATGATGGCGCGCACCGCCGAAATCCTGTCGCTCGACCGGCTGGCCGCCCGGCTGCCGGCCGGCCTGCGCTACGCGCTCTGCTTCCTGCTGCTGGGCGGGTTCCTGGCGGTGATGATCGTGCAGCGCGCGCTCATCCTGCGCGACGGGGCCGAGGTCCGCCTCAACCTGGTGCCGGTCGACCCGCGCGATCTCTTCCGCGGCGACTATGTCATCCTGACCTACGACATCAGCGAGTTGCGGCTGGACCGGCTCACGGGCGACAAGGGCTTCCGCCGCGGCGAGGCGATCTATGTGACGCTGCGCCCGGGCGCAGACGGCCGGGCGATCGCCACCGCCGCCCACCGCCGCCGGCCCGAAGCGGCCGCACCGAGCGTCGTCGTGCGCGGCCAGGTCGGCTATTCCGGCACCCACGCCCGCCTGCCCGGCGACCGCGAGGCCTGCGCCAACCTGCCCGGCTGCACCATCGTCGGCGTCGACTACGGCATCGAGAGCTATTTCGTACCGGAAGGCCAGGGCCGCGCCATCGAGATGACCGAGAAGAGCCGGCTCGAGGTCGTGGCCGCCGTTTCCGGCGGCGGCGAGGCCGCCATCAAGCGCCTGCTCGTCGACGGCAAGATGCTCTATAGCGAACCCCTGTACTGA
- a CDS encoding NAD(P)/FAD-dependent oxidoreductase, which translates to MKLESYWLDTAPPFGAAAPGPVEGRVDVAVVGGGFTGLSAALALARKGASVVVLEGGRVVGEASGRNGGHCNNGLAHDFGGTVASLGAERALALYRAYDAAVDTVEALVAAEGIACDFRRAGKIKLAAKPGHFAKLERSHAALVREADPEARLLGPGELAAEIGSDAFHGAIIHPRSALLHVGRFGVGLAEVAARNGARIHENALVTAIDRLPGGGRRLRTAIGSVEAGQVLLATGTSIRGPLFHFRRRIIPVGSFLIATEPLGCARIDAIMPTRRTATTTRIIGNYFRVSPDERLIFGGRARFAMSSPTSDARSGQVLERAMLDIFPQLAGTRIDYCWGGLVDMTADRFPRAGEHDGLFYSMGYSGHGVQMSVHMGQVMAEVMGGNPAANPWRAFAWPAIRGHFGPPWFLPFVGAWYRLQDRLH; encoded by the coding sequence ATGAAGCTGGAATCCTACTGGCTCGACACGGCACCACCCTTCGGGGCGGCCGCACCCGGCCCGGTCGAGGGCCGGGTCGACGTGGCGGTCGTGGGGGGCGGCTTCACCGGTCTGTCGGCGGCCTTGGCGCTGGCCCGCAAGGGTGCCAGCGTGGTGGTGCTGGAGGGCGGTCGCGTCGTGGGGGAGGCGTCCGGCCGCAATGGCGGCCATTGCAACAACGGCCTGGCCCATGATTTCGGGGGCACCGTCGCCAGCCTGGGGGCGGAGCGGGCGCTGGCCCTCTATCGCGCCTACGACGCCGCCGTCGACACGGTCGAGGCGCTGGTCGCGGCCGAGGGCATCGCCTGCGACTTTCGACGCGCCGGCAAGATCAAGCTGGCGGCCAAGCCCGGCCATTTCGCCAAGCTGGAGCGCAGCCACGCCGCCCTGGTGCGCGAGGCCGATCCCGAAGCCCGCCTGCTGGGGCCGGGCGAACTGGCGGCCGAGATCGGGTCGGATGCCTTCCACGGCGCGATCATCCACCCCCGGAGCGCGCTGCTGCATGTCGGCCGCTTCGGGGTCGGCCTGGCCGAGGTGGCGGCGCGCAACGGCGCGCGCATCCACGAGAATGCGCTCGTCACCGCCATCGACCGCCTGCCGGGCGGTGGCCGGCGGCTGCGCACGGCCATCGGCAGTGTCGAGGCGGGGCAGGTGCTACTCGCCACCGGCACGTCGATCCGGGGGCCGCTGTTCCATTTCCGCCGGCGCATCATCCCCGTCGGCAGCTTCCTGATCGCGACGGAGCCGCTGGGCTGCGCGCGCATCGACGCCATCATGCCGACCCGGCGGACGGCGACCACCACCCGGATCATCGGCAACTATTTCCGCGTCTCGCCCGACGAGCGGCTGATCTTCGGCGGCCGCGCGCGCTTCGCGATGTCGAGCCCGACATCCGATGCCAGGAGCGGCCAGGTGCTGGAGCGGGCGATGCTGGACATCTTTCCCCAGCTCGCAGGCACGCGCATCGACTATTGCTGGGGCGGCCTGGTCGACATGACGGCCGACCGCTTTCCGCGCGCCGGCGAGCATGATGGCCTGTTCTACTCCATGGGCTACAGCGGCCACGGGGTGCAGATGTCGGTCCATATGGGCCAGGTCATGGCCGAGGTGATGGGTGGAAACCCCGCTGCCAACCCCTGGCGCGCCTTCGCCTGGCCCGCCATCCGCGGCCATTTCGGCCCGCCCTGGTTCCTACCCTTCGTGGGTGCCTGGTACAGGCTGCAGGACCGGCTGCACTGA
- a CDS encoding amidohydrolase family protein: METARPATQYGRITVPDADWLARQPAEPILEPDLPIVDAHHHLWHKPDYPYFLPELLADLNTGHNVVATVFIECRAMYRAAGPVEMRPVGETEFVAGIAAQSASGMYGPTRVAAGIVGFADLTLGDAVEPVLEAHIRAGGGRFCGVRHQASHDADPIIGSGCPEPHLLRRPDFRRGLERLTALGLAYDLWVFHPQLADALDLAESMPDANLVLGHCGGPLGYGPYAGRRDAIFTEWKTGMTALARCPNVSVKLGGMMMRLAAYDYGARPAPPDSAELARLWGPYIETCIELFGADRCLFESNFPVEKMGIGYAALWNAFKRIAAGASDSEKRALFAGTAERVYAL; this comes from the coding sequence ATGGAAACGGCCAGGCCCGCCACCCAGTACGGGCGGATCACCGTCCCGGACGCCGACTGGCTGGCCCGCCAGCCGGCCGAGCCGATCCTGGAGCCCGATCTGCCGATCGTCGATGCCCACCATCACCTGTGGCACAAGCCGGACTACCCCTATTTCCTGCCGGAACTGCTGGCCGACCTGAACACCGGCCACAACGTGGTGGCGACCGTCTTCATCGAATGCCGGGCGATGTATCGCGCCGCCGGCCCGGTCGAGATGCGGCCGGTGGGCGAGACGGAGTTCGTGGCCGGCATCGCCGCCCAGAGCGCCAGCGGCATGTATGGCCCCACGCGCGTGGCGGCCGGCATCGTCGGGTTCGCCGACCTGACGCTGGGCGACGCCGTCGAGCCGGTGCTGGAAGCCCATATCCGCGCCGGCGGCGGGCGCTTCTGCGGCGTTCGCCACCAGGCCTCCCACGATGCCGACCCGATCATCGGCAGCGGCTGCCCCGAGCCGCACCTGCTGCGCCGGCCCGACTTCCGCCGTGGGCTGGAGCGGCTGACGGCGCTGGGGCTGGCCTATGACCTGTGGGTCTTCCACCCCCAACTGGCCGACGCCCTCGACCTGGCGGAATCGATGCCCGACGCCAACCTGGTGCTGGGCCATTGCGGCGGCCCGCTCGGCTATGGGCCGTATGCCGGCCGGCGCGACGCGATCTTCACCGAGTGGAAGACGGGCATGACCGCACTCGCCCGCTGCCCCAACGTGTCGGTAAAGCTGGGCGGCATGATGATGCGGCTGGCCGCCTACGACTATGGCGCGCGGCCCGCACCGCCCGATTCGGCCGAGCTGGCGCGGCTCTGGGGGCCCTACATCGAGACCTGCATCGAGCTGTTCGGCGCCGACCGCTGTCTGTTCGAAAGCAACTTCCCGGTCGAGAAGATGGGCATCGGCTATGCCGCCCTGTGGAATGCCTTCAAGCGCATCGCCGCAGGCGCCTCGGACAGCGAGAAGCGGGCCCTTTTCGCCGGCACGGCGGAGCGGGTCTACGCCCTCTGA
- a CDS encoding MFS transporter, protein MNAGRRPDSGVESSYAWLRLGVSVLLGAVGGVGFWSVVVVLPSVQAEFGVDRGTASIPYTATMLGFAFGGILMGRLADRLGIVPPVLLGAVAIAAGYVGSAYSTSLWQFALCHGVLIGLFGSSAVFGPLIADISYWFTRRRGIAVGICASGNYLAGTIWPSVIQAMVEDMGWRGAYMVVGLVCVTLMVPLALCLRRPAPQQRAQPAATDSSGAGAMSPNRLQLLLAFAGITCCLAMSMPQVHIVAYCGDLGYGVARGAEMLSLMLGFGIISRLASGWISDRIGGVRTLLLGSTLQGLTLIFYLPFDGLTSLYVVSALFGLSQGGIVPSYAIIVREYMPAREAGTRVGVVLMSTIIGMALGGWMSGVIYDVTGSYQAAFINGTIWNLVNVAIALWLLQRRPPRLAAA, encoded by the coding sequence ATGAATGCAGGCCGGCGCCCCGACAGCGGGGTGGAGTCCTCCTATGCCTGGCTGCGGCTCGGCGTGTCGGTGCTGCTGGGCGCGGTCGGCGGCGTCGGCTTCTGGTCGGTCGTCGTCGTCCTGCCGTCGGTACAGGCGGAGTTCGGCGTCGATCGCGGCACCGCCTCCATCCCCTATACCGCGACCATGCTGGGCTTTGCCTTCGGCGGCATCCTGATGGGCCGCCTGGCCGACCGTCTCGGCATCGTGCCGCCGGTCCTGCTGGGCGCGGTCGCGATCGCGGCCGGCTATGTCGGCTCGGCCTACTCCACCTCGCTGTGGCAGTTCGCCCTGTGCCACGGGGTGCTGATCGGCCTGTTCGGGTCCTCGGCCGTGTTCGGGCCGCTGATCGCCGACATCTCATACTGGTTCACCCGGCGGCGCGGCATCGCGGTCGGCATCTGCGCCAGCGGCAACTACCTGGCCGGCACGATCTGGCCGTCGGTCATCCAGGCGATGGTCGAGGACATGGGCTGGCGCGGCGCCTACATGGTGGTCGGCCTTGTCTGCGTGACGCTGATGGTGCCGCTGGCGCTGTGCCTGCGCCGCCCGGCACCGCAGCAGCGCGCCCAGCCGGCCGCGACGGATTCCAGCGGGGCCGGCGCCATGTCGCCCAATCGGCTGCAACTGCTGCTGGCCTTTGCCGGCATCACCTGCTGCCTCGCCATGTCGATGCCGCAGGTACACATCGTCGCCTATTGCGGCGACCTCGGCTACGGCGTCGCCCGCGGGGCCGAGATGCTGTCGCTGATGCTGGGTTTCGGCATCATCAGCCGGTTGGCCTCGGGCTGGATCTCCGACCGCATCGGCGGGGTGCGCACGCTGCTGCTGGGATCGACCCTCCAGGGCTTGACGCTGATCTTCTACCTGCCGTTCGACGGGCTGACCTCGCTCTACGTCGTCTCGGCCCTGTTCGGCCTGTCCCAGGGCGGCATCGTGCCGAGCTACGCCATCATCGTGCGCGAATACATGCCCGCCCGCGAGGCCGGCACGCGGGTCGGCGTGGTGCTGATGTCGACCATCATCGGCATGGCGCTGGGCGGCTGGATGTCGGGCGTGATCTACGACGTCACGGGCTCGTACCAGGCGGCCTTCATCAACGGCACCATCTGGAACCTGGTCAATGTCGCGATCGCGCTGTGGCTGCTGCAACGCCGGCCGCCGCGGCTCGCCGCCGCCTGA
- a CDS encoding GTPase, giving the protein MDATLADDIDRATWDGDTTALFAFCADADLRPLAQLLQWVEPAAFADNPRVAASPARPSRWPDVLAEAIDQLATRTLQGLGRHVGLGGEYGYPEALADTARRLKVPGGDRVLLEQAILARFGLGEGVAAAEPLPAEVVALGDLATAVFRVACLRAASRARLGFQPFRSAAMEAAETAAAAAASAAVETEQARFRGRRFRGWDDLIDRLAGRSERLAFARLAPCNILVCGKSGVGKSTLVNAVFGRDLARTGVGRPVTDHAAWHEEEGFPVRLLDTRGLQPGDYAGSRAALAAAVGAARAEVAADRQLHLAWLCIDNGAGRVEEADVALAAMLAEHGVPVVCVLTKGWEDRGMEAQAARTLPVPPVREIVRVVAAPKSFRGGATQAARGLERLVEASETLLPDGHRSAFAAAQSVAIEPKVRAARRVIDGATASAAALAATPIPFVGWLSLTPIMIGMVAGISRVVGVEASGERIAAIGVSVVGGLATAFTARTAAAFAASLLKVIPGVGTLAGGVITAGIAGTLTKALGEAYLDYLVAHIREHGQWPTLDEIAVFLKDRWLRFG; this is encoded by the coding sequence ATGGACGCGACGCTGGCAGACGATATCGATCGTGCGACCTGGGATGGCGACACGACGGCGCTCTTCGCCTTCTGCGCCGATGCCGACCTGCGGCCGCTGGCCCAGCTTCTCCAATGGGTCGAGCCGGCGGCGTTCGCCGACAACCCGCGGGTGGCGGCCAGTCCGGCGCGGCCGAGCCGCTGGCCCGACGTGCTGGCCGAGGCGATCGACCAGTTGGCGACCCGCACGCTCCAGGGGCTGGGACGGCATGTGGGGCTGGGGGGCGAGTATGGCTATCCCGAAGCCTTGGCCGACACTGCCCGCCGCCTGAAGGTTCCGGGTGGGGACCGGGTGTTGCTGGAGCAGGCGATCCTCGCCCGTTTCGGGCTGGGCGAGGGGGTGGCGGCGGCCGAGCCCCTGCCGGCGGAGGTGGTCGCCCTGGGCGACCTAGCCACGGCGGTCTTCCGCGTCGCCTGCCTGCGCGCGGCCAGCCGGGCGCGCCTGGGATTCCAACCTTTCCGGTCGGCGGCGATGGAGGCGGCCGAGACGGCGGCGGCCGCGGCTGCCAGCGCCGCCGTCGAGACCGAGCAGGCGCGGTTCCGCGGCCGGCGCTTCCGCGGCTGGGACGACCTGATCGACCGGCTGGCCGGCCGCAGCGAACGGCTGGCTTTTGCCCGGCTGGCACCCTGCAACATCCTGGTCTGCGGCAAGTCCGGCGTCGGCAAGAGCACGCTGGTCAACGCCGTCTTCGGCCGCGACCTGGCCCGCACCGGCGTCGGCCGGCCGGTCACCGACCACGCCGCGTGGCATGAGGAGGAGGGGTTCCCCGTCCGCCTGCTGGATACAAGGGGCCTGCAGCCGGGCGACTATGCCGGCAGCCGGGCCGCACTCGCCGCCGCCGTCGGGGCGGCCCGCGCGGAGGTGGCTGCCGACCGCCAGCTCCACCTGGCCTGGCTCTGCATCGACAACGGAGCCGGTCGCGTGGAGGAGGCGGACGTGGCCCTGGCGGCGATGCTGGCCGAGCATGGGGTGCCGGTCGTCTGCGTCCTGACCAAGGGGTGGGAGGATCGCGGCATGGAGGCGCAGGCGGCGCGCACGCTGCCGGTGCCGCCGGTGCGCGAGATCGTGCGGGTGGTGGCCGCGCCCAAGAGCTTCCGCGGCGGTGCCACCCAGGCCGCCCGCGGCCTGGAACGGCTGGTGGAGGCGAGCGAGACCCTGCTGCCCGACGGCCATCGCAGCGCCTTTGCCGCCGCCCAGTCGGTCGCGATCGAGCCCAAGGTGCGGGCAGCCCGCCGCGTCATCGACGGGGCGACGGCCTCGGCCGCGGCCCTGGCCGCCACGCCCATCCCCTTTGTCGGCTGGCTGTCGCTGACGCCGATCATGATCGGCATGGTGGCCGGCATCTCGCGCGTCGTCGGCGTCGAGGCATCGGGCGAGCGGATTGCGGCCATCGGCGTATCGGTGGTGGGCGGGCTTGCCACCGCCTTCACCGCGCGGACGGCGGCTGCCTTCGCCGCCTCGCTGCTGAAGGTGATCCCCGGCGTCGGCACCCTGGCCGGCGGGGTGATCACGGCGGGCATCGCCGGCACCCTTACCAAGGCGCTGGGCGAGGCCTATCTCGACTACCTCGTCGCCCACATCCGCGAGCACGGGCAATGGCCGACGCTGGACGAGATCGCCGTCTTCCTGAAGGACCGCTGGCTGCGCTTCGGCTGA
- a CDS encoding aminoglycoside phosphotransferase family protein encodes MPLDPSPPFIDLLRARGLVGTDGDPAIQLLQSRGDKTIHLVEGTGRALVVKQTFPGWSQVEARIQARMAVLAPRSVPAVLAELPEIHGFAMAYVDPLQASPWGQAMDLGEPEDAQAARIGDWLGRLHLATAGDPTLQRAAAPNRKRAKEDASRLSLCCRQHPGLRPIWQRTMAETFTRHVALAHGDINPTNILVGDQPPVLIDFELAWYGDPAFDCGLMIRSLLERAMPPRRAAIRARLPRTVRAFATAWLRHVGWEPRLEAEDRALRIALVATIGGYQEALARVRRRPSQRAVQDVAALTDLLLSPPLTLDRMTDVLAALAIAPPADADRSVQPVLQPVPGTHEG; translated from the coding sequence TTGCCTCTCGACCCCTCCCCGCCATTTATCGACCTTTTGCGCGCCCGCGGGCTGGTCGGCACCGACGGCGATCCGGCCATCCAACTCCTGCAATCGCGCGGCGACAAGACCATCCACCTGGTGGAAGGCACCGGCCGTGCCCTCGTCGTCAAGCAGACCTTTCCCGGCTGGTCGCAGGTCGAGGCGCGCATCCAGGCCCGCATGGCGGTGCTGGCACCCCGCAGCGTGCCGGCCGTGCTGGCCGAACTGCCCGAGATCCACGGCTTCGCCATGGCCTATGTCGACCCGCTTCAGGCCAGCCCCTGGGGCCAGGCGATGGACCTGGGCGAGCCGGAAGATGCCCAGGCCGCCAGGATCGGTGACTGGCTCGGCCGCCTGCACTTGGCCACGGCCGGCGACCCGACCCTGCAGCGGGCAGCCGCGCCCAACCGGAAACGCGCCAAAGAAGACGCCTCCCGGCTCAGCCTCTGCTGCCGCCAGCATCCCGGGCTGCGGCCGATCTGGCAGCGCACGATGGCGGAAACCTTCACCCGCCACGTGGCGCTGGCGCATGGCGATATCAACCCGACGAACATCCTGGTCGGCGACCAGCCGCCGGTCCTGATCGATTTCGAGCTCGCCTGGTATGGCGATCCGGCATTCGACTGCGGCCTCATGATCCGGTCGCTGCTCGAACGCGCGATGCCGCCGCGCCGGGCCGCGATCCGCGCCCGCCTGCCGCGCACCGTGCGGGCGTTCGCCACCGCCTGGCTACGGCATGTCGGCTGGGAGCCCCGGTTGGAGGCTGAAGACCGGGCCCTGCGTATCGCCCTGGTGGCCACGATCGGGGGATACCAGGAGGCGCTTGCCCGGGTCCGCCGGCGCCCGTCGCAGCGGGCCGTCCAGGACGTGGCGGCGCTGACCGACCTGCTGCTGTCCCCGCCCCTGACGCTCGACCGCATGACGGACGTCCTGGCTGCCTTGGCTATCGCGCCGCCGGCCGATGCCGACCGGTCAGTGCAGCCGGTCCTGCAGCCTGTACCAGGCACCCACGAAGGGTAG
- a CDS encoding DUF2157 domain-containing protein, whose translation MFDRYYLRRIDDDLETWTANGWVTDDGAAAIRRHVEAGAGRTRLPGVLGSLGALLIAAGLFAFVAANWDGVPRLGKVGLVYLLLAGTLGGAWVLARAHLRNIADSATTLATLVFGGGVALIGQIYHLPADWPGGSLVVGLGALVAAFLGRSRGALVVACAALGAWTFGRMAEHEAASHLAFWPLFLIAAWLGASRPGALSRHAVVLLLAGHLGTWMLTMPLHEVSGDGEWSRAALAMGLASSFAAIGFATALLSPAFGLTLAHWSIWFFAGLLCLLHVVAGEAQSLERQGLAGIAGIVLLAGAVLPILHVAIARDRRAAGLLAAAMLPGLAIIPVMWTMPVLSALVAPVLGLASAVGLVGAGLFAASRPITAAGYTAFGVIVLWLMHRTIGSLLDQSLFFFAAGFVLLAFGWGARRLIGATAAPKARP comes from the coding sequence GTGTTCGATCGCTACTACCTGCGCCGCATCGACGACGACCTGGAGACCTGGACCGCCAACGGCTGGGTGACCGACGACGGGGCGGCCGCGATCCGCCGCCATGTCGAGGCCGGCGCCGGCCGCACGCGACTGCCCGGCGTGCTGGGCTCGCTGGGCGCGCTCCTGATCGCGGCCGGCCTTTTCGCCTTTGTCGCCGCCAACTGGGACGGCGTGCCGCGCCTGGGCAAGGTGGGGCTGGTCTACCTGCTGCTGGCCGGCACGCTGGGCGGCGCCTGGGTCCTGGCGCGGGCCCACTTGCGCAACATCGCCGACAGCGCGACCACCCTGGCGACGCTGGTCTTCGGCGGCGGCGTCGCCCTCATCGGGCAGATCTACCACCTGCCGGCGGACTGGCCGGGCGGCAGCCTCGTGGTCGGGCTGGGCGCCCTGGTCGCCGCGTTCCTCGGGCGGTCGCGCGGCGCGCTGGTGGTCGCCTGCGCCGCGCTCGGCGCTTGGACCTTCGGCCGCATGGCCGAGCACGAGGCCGCCAGCCACCTCGCCTTCTGGCCCCTGTTCCTGATCGCCGCCTGGCTGGGGGCGTCGCGCCCCGGCGCCCTGTCGCGCCATGCGGTCGTCCTGCTCCTCGCCGGCCATCTCGGCACCTGGATGCTGACCATGCCGCTGCACGAGGTTTCGGGCGACGGGGAATGGTCGCGGGCAGCCCTTGCCATGGGGCTCGCGTCCAGCTTCGCCGCCATCGGCTTTGCCACCGCCCTGCTGTCGCCCGCCTTCGGGCTGACCCTGGCGCACTGGTCGATCTGGTTCTTCGCCGGCCTGCTCTGCCTGCTGCATGTGGTGGCGGGCGAGGCGCAGTCGCTCGAGCGCCAGGGGCTGGCCGGCATTGCCGGCATCGTGCTGCTGGCGGGTGCGGTCCTGCCGATCCTGCATGTCGCCATTGCCCGCGACCGGCGGGCGGCCGGCCTGTTGGCCGCGGCCATGCTGCCGGGGCTGGCGATCATCCCCGTGATGTGGACGATGCCGGTCCTGTCGGCGCTGGTGGCGCCCGTGCTGGGGCTGGCCAGCGCCGTGGGGCTGGTCGGGGCCGGCCTGTTCGCCGCCAGCCGGCCGATCACGGCCGCGGGCTATACGGCCTTCGGCGTCATCGTCCTGTGGCTGATGCACCGCACGATCGGCTCGCTGCTGGACCAGTCGCTGTTCTTCTTCGCCGCCGGCTTCGTGCTGCTCGCCTTCGGCTGGGGCGCGCGCCGGCTGATCGGCGCCACCGCCGCACCCAAGGCCCGGCCATGA